ATGATGAGGTAATTGAAACCCCCGAGACTGAGGTCATCGATCCACAGGCGACTGAAACAACAGAAGAAATTGAAGAGATCGACATCCCACCGCAAACGCAGGAAGATGAACAAGTTCAGGAAGGGGTTGCCGAAAGCGGTGATGAACGAGGTGCACAAGGTGATGTAAATGTCGATCAGGGTACGGGTGCGAATCCAGATAGATCCGCTCCATATGATCTTCAGTGGGAAGGTGATTTAGACCGCTCCCCGATGGTTCAGCCACTGCCTTCCAATCCAACAAATGAAGAAGCTACAATTACAGTACGATTCGAAGTAAATCCTGATGGTTCTTTGGGTCGTGTATTTCCGCTTAGAAAGATGAACCCCGAACTGGAAAGGGAAGTCATGCGAACTCTTCGCAGCTGGCGATTCTCCCGCCTCCCCTCAGGCGTGCCGCAAGAACCACAGTGGGGAACCATCACATTTAGGTTCGTTCTGGACTGATTCTACCCATCACATCGATTTACTTTAAAAAATCGCTCCACCCGGGGCGATTTTTTTTGCCTGAAAGTGCCGGTTACTGGTTTATTTAAACCGGTCATTTCTTCATTTCCATACTATTCCACCGAGTAATCCACTTACTGAGAGCTTTGAGGCAATACTGACCCGTCTGCACGCTGTTTTTGCACACGCAGACGGCAGGCGTGTATTTCCTCATGAGATGCTCTTGGCACAAAACCTTACTTACCTAATAGAAAAAATAGATTTTCCCAATATTGTGGCACGAGTAGATTTATAAAGCTATACTTGAAAAAAAGCTTTATGGCGTCAATTAAATTGTCATGTGTTGGATCATAGAAAACGGAATACATTTTGCCATTACGGCGTCATAGTGCGGGTTATTGTGGCTCATTTGCTCGCGGGGGCTCGTGCAATTGCACAAGATGTAAGCTTCCGATACCTCACCATGGATGACGGCCTCTCCCAAAATGCCGTGTACTCCATCCTGAAGGATAGCCAAGGCTTTATGTGGTTTGGGATCAGTGTTCAGTTTGTCAGAGAGCAGTGTGTCAGAGGGATGTCTGCCAAAACTTACAATCCAGAAGAGGAAAGGGGTGCAGGGGACCGGCTTGGGCTGAGTTTAACCATTGAAATTATTTAAGCCCACAGGGCCAATTCACTATAGAAACCAAAGAACAATATAAGACACCAAATATCCCATTGAATTGCCAATTTAACCAGACAACTATATTGTCACCTGCCAGGTGTTTGGGGATCCTGATGATACTCCTGCCATTGATTTTATTGGCGGCCTGCACCAAAACGTCCGGAGATCGGGACGCCTCGCTCCCACCACCGCTTTACCCTCAACCTCAAACGGTTGAACTAAAAGCAGGTGTTTCCATCACTGCCACACCAAAAATCATCCACCCCGACAGCGTAGCTAAACCCCAATCTTTTATAGTTGACCAAGCAGCATTAACCAGAATAAATGCCCATCCCAACCGGCGACAGATACCCAACGAGCTAACCACCATACCCATCGATCAAAACCAACTCAACACCATACCTTTGAGGAAAGGCAACCCCGATTTCGTCTTGCGTAATTCCATTGGTGACACGATACCCACCGGTGTTCCTATTCTCGCTAAGGGTAAAGTGGTAAAGGCTATTCGTTCTAAACCCACAAAAGCCTTGCCACCCGTTACCAAAGATGCCGCCATTGCCCACCTTCAATATTTAAATATGGAGCAAGGGTTGGCTTCATCATTCGTCAGGGCTGTTTTAGAAGACAGAAGCGGAAATATCTGGCTGGGGACCCGGAGAGGTGTGAGTGTATACAATGGAGAGAGCTTTACTCATTATAGTGAAAACGAAGGATTATCCAATAATTTCATCAGGGCCATCGCAGAGGATCAAAGCGGAAATATCTGGCTGGGAACCGAAGGTGGTGGGGTGAGCGTATTTGATGGAGAAAACTTTACCCATTACACTGAAAGAGAAGGCTTTTCCAATAATTTAGTCAGAGCCATCCTGGTGGACAAAATTGGAAATATTTGGTTGGGTACTCGGGGCGGCGGGGTGAGCGTCTTTAATGGAGAAAGCTTTACCCATTACACCGAAAACGAAGGATTATCCTATAATGATGTCATGTCCATCGCTGAGGATAAAAACGGAAATATCTGGTT
The window above is part of the Rhodohalobacter sp. SW132 genome. Proteins encoded here:
- a CDS encoding two-component regulator propeller domain-containing protein, which gives rise to MDHRKRNTFCHYGVIVRVIVAHLLAGARAIAQDVSFRYLTMDDGLSQNAVYSILKDSQGFMWFGISVQFVREQCVRGMSAKTYNPEEERGAGDRLGLSLTIEII
- a CDS encoding energy transducer TonB, translating into MLNWFKNINKEDRFGLSITGVLHLILLIFALLYYVSFDVDNRPAYMEVTLGEFQSGTVAEYAEQQVEDVATRPNPAEEQPEDPDPEITQPAEEPQQPEEEATKPVDLTEQIEEIIDDEVIETPETEVIDPQATETTEEIEEIDIPPQTQEDEQVQEGVAESGDERGAQGDVNVDQGTGANPDRSAPYDLQWEGDLDRSPMVQPLPSNPTNEEATITVRFEVNPDGSLGRVFPLRKMNPELEREVMRTLRSWRFSRLPSGVPQEPQWGTITFRFVLD